The Pirellulimonas nuda genome includes a region encoding these proteins:
- a CDS encoding PEP-CTERM sorting domain-containing protein, with translation MLGKLSCAALCAALVSFAGGAAADHIWINEFHYDNDGADANEFVEVAVRSGPAFNPADFSVQPYNGNGGATYGTAQPLSAFTVGATSPIAGSVESVTFYSFVFTGTDSNGLQNGAPDGLALVNTVTPSVVEFLSYEGSFMATNGPAMGATSVDIGVSETDDGVLTSLGLVGAGSSAADFTWALIADGSATPGAVNTGQTLGPAAVPEPASIALMALCVAGVVGMRYRLG, from the coding sequence ATGCTTGGGAAATTGAGTTGTGCTGCGCTGTGCGCAGCGCTCGTATCGTTCGCCGGCGGCGCCGCGGCCGACCACATCTGGATCAACGAGTTCCATTACGACAACGACGGTGCAGACGCCAACGAGTTCGTTGAAGTCGCCGTCCGGTCCGGCCCCGCGTTCAATCCCGCTGATTTCTCGGTGCAGCCCTACAACGGCAACGGCGGTGCCACGTACGGCACAGCTCAGCCCCTCTCGGCATTCACCGTCGGCGCTACTTCCCCGATCGCAGGAAGTGTCGAGTCGGTCACGTTCTACAGCTTCGTCTTCACCGGCACCGACTCGAACGGGCTTCAGAACGGCGCGCCCGACGGCCTCGCACTCGTTAATACGGTCACGCCGTCAGTCGTTGAGTTCCTCAGCTACGAAGGCTCGTTCATGGCGACGAATGGACCCGCCATGGGCGCGACTTCGGTCGATATTGGCGTCTCAGAGACAGACGACGGCGTCCTGACCTCGCTTGGGCTGGTCGGCGCCGGATCCTCTGCCGCCGACTTCACTTGGGCGCTGATTGCGGACGGCTCTGCGACGCCTGGCGCCGTCAATACCGGTCAAACCTTAGGCCCGGCTGCAGTACCCGAACCCGCCAGCATCGCCCTGATGGCCCTCTGCGTCGCCGGCGTTGTGGGGATGCGATATCGCCTTGGCTAA